From a region of the Panicum virgatum strain AP13 chromosome 2K, P.virgatum_v5, whole genome shotgun sequence genome:
- the LOC120690730 gene encoding protein THYLAKOID ASSEMBLY 8-like, chloroplastic: protein MATPRAHLARLLLHLRRRPRALSLPFSPSSSTHGPLPGPSLWPPPAPPAGAWGRAFHDGRPRGPLWRSKKLIGKEALFAIQGLKRFKGDEEKLADFVRRHGARLLKADKLAVLGELERQEEVDLAVKMFRIIQKEDWYKPDVYMYKDLIIALAKCKKMEEAMVIWGNMRDENLFPDSQTYAEVIRGFLRYGSPSDAMNIYEDMKKSPDPPEELPFRVLLKGLLPHPLLRNRVKQDFEELFPERHIYDPPEEIFGMR, encoded by the exons atggcgacCCCTCGAGCTCACCTCGCCCGCCTccttctccacctccgccgccgtcccagGGCCCTATCACTACccttctccccctcctcctccacccacgGCCCCCTTCCGGGACCCTCCCtgtggccgccgcccgcgccgccggccggcgcgtgGGGGCGCGCGTTCCACGACGGACGACCGCGCGGGCCGCTGTGGCGGAGCAAGAAGCTGATAGGGAAGGAGGCCCTGTTCGCCATCCAGGGCCTAAAGCGGTTCAAGGGGGACGAGGAGAAGCTGGCGGACTTCGTGCGGCGGCACGGGGCCCGGCTGCTTAAGGCCGACAAGCTCGCCGTGCTCGGCGAGCTGGAGCGCCAAGAAGAGGTCGATCTGGCCGTGAAG ATGTTTAGGATAATACAAAAGGAGGATTGGTATAAGCCAGATGTTTACATGTACAAAGACTTGATTATTGCTCTAGCCAAGtgcaagaagatggaggaagcgATGGTAATCTGGGGGAACATGAGAGATGAGAACCTGTTTCCTGACTCACAGACTTATGCTGAGGTCATAAGAGGATTCTTGAGATATGGTTCCCCATCAGATGCGATGAATATTTATGAGGACATGAAAAAGTCACCTGATCCACCAGAAGAGTTGCCTTTCAGGGTATTGTTGAAGGGCCTTTTACCTCACCCATTGCTAAGAAACAGAGTGAAGCAAGATTTTGAAGAGTTGTTCCCAGAGCGGCATATCTATGATCCTCCAGAAGAAATTTTCGGCATGCGCTAA
- the LOC120690720 gene encoding uncharacterized protein LOC120690720, with protein MPRFFLFCLVSSQLAMTAVMARPFAVFLDGGAMSIVADAPSAPDVLHVHSLLESRFVGSPLSSHHHRHGPFDRKFAGGKIIVAGLAAAIIVAIFCYIRITRKKKVEVEVGPKV; from the coding sequence ATGCCTCGGTTCTTCCTCTTCTGCTTGGTGTCCAGCCAACTGGCCATGACGGCCGTCATGGCGCGGCCGTTCGCCGTCTTCTTGGACGGCGGCGCGATGAGCATCGTAGCAGACGCTCCTTCGGCTCCTGATGTGCTACACGTGCACTCCCTGCTGGAGTCCAGGTTCGTCGGGTCGCCTCTGAGCTCGCACCACCACCGGCATGGCCCCTTCGACCGGAAGTTCGCCGGCGGCAAGATCATCGTTGCGGGCCTCGCCGCGGCCATCATCGTCGCCATCTTCTGCTACATCCGGAtcacgaggaagaagaaggtggaggtggaggtggggcCAAAAGTTTGA
- the LOC120690739 gene encoding uncharacterized protein LOC120690739, protein MANMIIKNTITPAICGAIPGKDKDGNDLSAKAYLAKVEENFKSSSKTYASTLIMKMLTSQYDGQSGIREHIMSMCDMANKLKTLDMAISDGFLVHFIMTSLPVQYSPFKISYNTQKATWSMAELISYCVEEEERQKAERMKDAVNMVSERFGRVSMSNTPKHQAESGSSRQHKRKFKGHKSKAVSHKKTSNERLCKFCKSPKHEQKDCHGFKEWLKNKGIQFDPNYKRGGAKSKSG, encoded by the exons ATGGCCAACATGATCATTAAGAACACGATCACTCCGGCCATCTGTGGTGCTATTCCTGGTAAGGACAAGGATGGTAATGATCTGAGCGCCAAGGCATACCTTGCCAAGGTGGAGGAGAACTTTAAGAGTTCTTCCAAGACTTATGCTAGCACCCTGATCATGAAGATGCTGACTTCACAGTATGATGGGCAAAGTGGAATCAGGGAGCACATTATGagcatgtgtgacatggcaaatAAGCTGAAGACACTGGATATGGCTATCTCTGATGGTTTTCTGGTGCACTTCATCATGACTTCTCTGCCAGTACAGTACAGTCCCTTCAAAATAAGCTACAACACTCAGAAGGCGACTTGGAGCATGGCTGAGCTCATTAGCTACtgtgttgaggaagaagaaaggcagaaagctgagaggatgaaggatgctgtcaacatggtcagcgagcgctttgggcgtgttagcatgagcaacactcctaagcatcaggctgagtctggcagcagcaggcagcataagagaaagtttaagggccataagagcaaggccgtgtcacataagaagacctctaatgagaggctgtgcaagttctgcaagtcacctaaacatgagcagaaagattgccatggatttaaggagtggcttaagaacaaag GTATTCAGTTCGATCCGAACTATAAGAGAGGGGGAGCGAAGTCTAAGAGTGGCTGA